Proteins co-encoded in one Bacillus paramycoides genomic window:
- the cspD gene encoding cold-shock protein CspD: MQTGKVKWFNSEKGFGFIEVEGGDDVFVHFSAIQGDGFKTLEEGQEVSFEIVEGNRGPQAANVTKN, from the coding sequence ATGCAAACAGGTAAAGTTAAATGGTTCAACAGCGAAAAAGGTTTCGGTTTCATCGAAGTTGAAGGTGGAGACGATGTATTCGTTCACTTCTCAGCTATCCAAGGTGACGGATTCAAAACTTTAGAAGAAGGTCAAGAAGTTTCTTTCGAAATCGTTGAAGGTAACCGTGGACCACAAGCTGCTAACGTTACAAAAAACTAA
- a CDS encoding TIGR00266 family protein, with the protein MRAHEIEYKLYGDDMQFVEIELDPEESVIAEAGAMMMMEDYIEMETIFGDGSGPSGGLFGKLMGAGKRLVTGESMFMTVFTNTGHGKRHVSFAAPYPGKIIPVDLTEYQGKVVCQKDAFLCAAKGVSIGIEFTKKIGTGFFGGEGFIMQKLEGDGLAFMHAGGTVYKRELKPGEKLRIDTGCLVAMTKDVNYDVEFVGKVKTALFGGEGLFFATLEGPGTVWIQSLTLSRLAARLTSPAAQGSGEGSVLGGLGRLLDGKE; encoded by the coding sequence ATGAGAGCACATGAAATCGAGTATAAGTTATACGGCGATGATATGCAGTTTGTTGAAATTGAGTTAGATCCAGAAGAAAGCGTAATCGCAGAAGCCGGCGCAATGATGATGATGGAAGATTACATTGAAATGGAAACAATCTTCGGTGATGGTTCTGGCCCATCTGGAGGTTTATTCGGAAAATTAATGGGCGCTGGTAAGCGTCTCGTTACAGGTGAAAGCATGTTTATGACTGTATTTACAAATACAGGTCACGGCAAGCGCCACGTATCATTTGCTGCCCCTTATCCAGGTAAAATTATTCCTGTAGATTTAACAGAATATCAAGGAAAAGTAGTTTGTCAAAAAGACGCGTTTCTTTGTGCAGCAAAAGGCGTTTCTATCGGAATCGAGTTTACGAAAAAAATCGGAACTGGTTTCTTTGGCGGTGAAGGTTTCATCATGCAGAAACTCGAAGGTGATGGACTTGCTTTCATGCACGCAGGCGGAACTGTATATAAGCGTGAATTAAAACCTGGCGAAAAGCTTCGCATTGATACAGGTTGTCTCGTTGCCATGACAAAAGACGTTAACTACGATGTCGAGTTCGTTGGAAAGGTAAAAACAGCTCTATTTGGCGGCGAAGGTTTATTCTTCGCAACGTTAGAAGGCCCTGGCACAGTTTGGATTCAGTCCTTAACACTTAGCCGCTTAGCAGCACGCCTGACAAGCCCAGCAGCGCAAGGCAGCGGTGAAGGTAGTGTATTAGGTGGACTTGGTCGTTTATTAGATGGGAAAGAGTAA
- a CDS encoding MerR family transcriptional regulator, producing MSKREGYSIGEFSKRTGTSIRTLQYYDEIGLLKPEKNVSSGHRVYKGKDILELQKIVSLKVLGYSLEEICVMLKMPSLNVSLKETLEQQRKAFEEKRKQIEVSIKALERTMVCLEEDEELGSDILMSLINSIQKETEQRLWVEEYVSKETVDGLYNKPEEESLALDKEFVRLAKEVKRLFGRQIDDVEVQKLVDEHMKATLKYVGEETMYSLGKLENVEEQYNNMMPSPYTEEEEVWLNEAMEYYMIRNGLYSPPK from the coding sequence ATGAGCAAAAGAGAAGGCTATTCAATTGGTGAGTTTTCAAAGAGAACAGGCACATCAATACGGACGCTACAATATTACGATGAAATTGGACTACTTAAACCTGAAAAGAATGTTAGCTCTGGTCATCGTGTGTACAAAGGAAAAGATATATTAGAGCTACAGAAAATAGTGAGTCTTAAAGTATTAGGATATAGTTTAGAAGAAATATGCGTCATGCTGAAAATGCCAAGTTTGAATGTAAGTTTAAAAGAAACGTTGGAACAACAAAGAAAAGCCTTTGAAGAAAAAAGAAAACAAATTGAAGTTTCGATAAAGGCGCTTGAACGAACAATGGTATGTCTTGAGGAAGATGAAGAGTTGGGTAGTGACATATTAATGAGTTTAATTAACAGCATTCAAAAAGAAACTGAACAACGTTTATGGGTTGAAGAATATGTATCAAAAGAAACAGTTGATGGATTATATAATAAACCAGAAGAAGAGAGTCTGGCACTTGATAAAGAGTTTGTTCGTTTAGCAAAAGAAGTGAAAAGGTTATTTGGAAGACAAATTGATGATGTAGAAGTGCAAAAATTGGTTGATGAACATATGAAGGCAACTCTTAAGTATGTTGGTGAAGAGACAATGTATTCTCTAGGTAAATTAGAAAATGTAGAGGAACAATATAATAATATGATGCCATCTCCTTATACGGAAGAAGAAGAGGTGTGGCTTAATGAAGCGATGGAGTATTATATGATTCGAAATGGTTTATATAGTCCACCTAAATAA
- a CDS encoding lipase family protein, with product MRTPLSFDKDTAILLATCCELTYEQYKQNGIFEIPDGFQYVQGFQGKTIQTTEWFGFILESEDTIIVAFRGTQTDTDWIIDSLVNQKPYPYALNSGNVHNGFLSIYESCRDSIMDMLVSLPAHKKLLATGHSLGGALATLHILDARINTAFAQYGLYTFASPKVGDIAFRNYYKLQVASSFRFVNLFDVVPLLPPRNVHFNEQDWEYAHVHHNMTFTKNTKSITNNHAMTTYKTCLTSHF from the coding sequence ATGCGTACTCCTTTATCCTTTGATAAAGATACCGCCATACTGTTAGCTACTTGTTGTGAGCTAACATATGAACAATATAAACAAAATGGGATTTTTGAAATACCGGATGGTTTTCAATATGTACAAGGCTTTCAAGGAAAAACCATTCAAACGACAGAATGGTTCGGATTCATACTAGAATCTGAGGATACGATTATTGTAGCTTTTCGCGGTACACAAACAGATACAGACTGGATTATTGATTCACTCGTTAACCAAAAACCATACCCATATGCTTTAAATAGCGGAAATGTCCATAACGGCTTTCTTTCCATTTATGAGTCTTGCCGAGATTCTATTATGGATATGCTCGTATCACTACCAGCCCATAAAAAACTTCTTGCAACCGGTCATAGCTTAGGCGGTGCACTCGCTACACTACATATACTCGATGCGCGTATCAACACCGCATTTGCGCAGTACGGTCTTTACACATTTGCCTCTCCAAAAGTAGGAGATATCGCCTTTCGGAATTATTATAAACTACAAGTAGCTAGTAGCTTTCGCTTCGTTAATCTATTTGATGTCGTCCCTCTTCTCCCTCCGCGCAATGTCCATTTTAATGAACAAGACTGGGAATATGCACACGTTCATCACAACATGACATTTACAAAAAATACAAAATCTATTACAAATAATCATGCCATGACAACATACAAAACATGTCTGACTTCTCATTTTTAA
- a CDS encoding GNAT family N-acetyltransferase, protein MGDMCEELDLKTDRLLLTKIQYSHVDDLFEVYSNPEAAIYVPRDVHKTKEETHSLLENMLATIQEGKAIIWSIVLKDTQKVIGTCGIWLMPHNSASIGAVISPAYWGKGLIVEAFEELIEIGFQELNINRMEGRCDAQNIASERVMQKLKMVYEGTLRQSVKVNKTYRDAKVYSLLKEEYNYLKNRA, encoded by the coding sequence ATGGGAGATATGTGTGAGGAACTTGATTTAAAAACAGATAGATTACTATTAACGAAGATACAGTATTCACATGTAGATGATTTGTTTGAAGTGTATTCGAATCCAGAAGCAGCCATATATGTACCTAGGGACGTACATAAAACGAAAGAGGAAACGCATAGTTTACTAGAAAATATGCTTGCAACGATACAGGAAGGTAAAGCTATTATCTGGTCTATTGTGCTGAAGGATACTCAAAAAGTGATTGGGACGTGTGGAATATGGCTCATGCCGCATAATAGTGCATCGATCGGGGCTGTAATTAGCCCAGCGTATTGGGGGAAAGGACTTATTGTTGAAGCTTTCGAAGAACTCATTGAAATAGGCTTTCAGGAGCTGAATATAAACCGTATGGAAGGAAGATGTGATGCGCAGAATATAGCTTCTGAACGTGTGATGCAAAAGTTAAAAATGGTATATGAAGGTACATTGAGACAAAGTGTAAAAGTGAATAAAACGTATAGGGATGCTAAAGTGTATTCACTTTTAAAAGAAGAATATAATTACTTAAAAAACCGAGCTTAA
- the glgP gene encoding glycogen phosphorylase, with the protein MFTHVESFKSAFLEKLETMYGKSFKDSTTRDQYNTLGYMVREYMNSQWIATNESYRSGERKQMYYLSIEFLLGRLLGSNILNLGIRDVCEQGLSELGISLQELEEVEADAGLGNGGLGRLAACFLDSLASLNLPGHGCGIRYKHGLFDQKIVDGYQVEFPEQWLLHENVWEVRRHDQAVEVSYFGNVEPLYIDGRLEFRHTNAEVIMAVPYDVPVVGYETSTVNTLRLWNAEPVPFPQNCKDILKYKRETEAVSEFLYPDDTHDEGKILRLKQQYFLVSASLQNIVRMHRERYGDLRQLHEKIAIHINDTHPVLAIPELMRILLDEEKLAWEEAWHITTQTISYTNHTTLSEALEKWPIHIFKPLLPRIYMIIEEINERFCHELWERYPYEWHRIEEMAIIAHNLVKMAHLAIVGSHSVNGVAKIHTEILKQREMRLFYEFYPDKFNNKTNGIAHRRWLMKANPQLTNLISEAIGTEWKKEPIKLQELQLVQYDASFQEKFAEVKQERKEILAARIHNKMGITIDPNSIFDVQVKRLHAYKRQLLNVLHILYLYNRLKEDASFTFYPRTFIFGAKASPGYYYAKKIIKLINELARKVNNDPYVSQYMKVIFLENYRVSVAEDIFPAADVSEQISTASKEASGTGNMKFMMNGAITLGTLDGANIEIKDRVGDDNCFIFGLTADEVLHYYQNGGYRASDYYHHNGHIKKVVDQLTNGFFAHSGAEFEAIYDSLVIQNDEYFVLRDFGPYAERQEAVGRAYENRTKWLEMSILNIAQSGHFASDRTILQYSNEIWGIGNAVTQY; encoded by the coding sequence ATGTTTACTCATGTTGAAAGTTTCAAATCAGCTTTTCTAGAAAAGTTAGAGACGATGTATGGTAAAAGTTTCAAAGACTCTACAACTCGTGATCAATACAATACGCTTGGGTACATGGTGCGTGAGTATATGAATAGTCAATGGATTGCAACGAATGAAAGCTATCGGTCTGGAGAGCGAAAGCAAATGTATTACTTATCCATTGAATTTTTACTTGGGCGTTTGCTTGGAAGTAACATATTAAATTTAGGCATCAGGGATGTATGTGAGCAAGGACTTTCTGAGCTGGGGATTTCGTTGCAAGAATTAGAAGAGGTGGAAGCAGATGCAGGTCTTGGAAATGGTGGTCTTGGACGATTAGCAGCCTGTTTCCTTGACTCACTAGCATCGTTAAACTTACCAGGTCATGGGTGTGGCATTCGTTACAAACACGGCTTATTTGATCAAAAGATTGTTGATGGTTATCAAGTTGAATTTCCAGAACAGTGGCTTCTTCATGAAAATGTATGGGAAGTAAGAAGGCATGATCAAGCTGTAGAAGTAAGTTATTTCGGCAATGTGGAACCGCTATACATTGATGGACGTTTAGAGTTTAGGCATACGAATGCAGAAGTGATTATGGCAGTACCATATGACGTTCCAGTAGTAGGTTACGAGACGAGTACTGTAAATACACTTAGACTTTGGAATGCTGAACCAGTTCCTTTCCCGCAAAATTGCAAAGATATTTTGAAATATAAGCGTGAAACAGAGGCGGTATCGGAGTTTTTATATCCAGATGATACGCATGATGAGGGGAAAATACTTCGTTTGAAACAACAGTATTTCCTCGTATCAGCAAGTTTGCAAAATATCGTTCGTATGCATAGAGAAAGATATGGTGATCTTCGTCAATTACATGAGAAAATTGCGATTCATATTAATGATACACATCCAGTTTTGGCGATTCCAGAACTGATGCGTATTTTATTAGATGAAGAAAAACTAGCATGGGAAGAGGCTTGGCACATAACGACGCAAACGATTTCTTATACAAATCATACGACGTTATCAGAAGCGCTTGAGAAGTGGCCAATTCACATTTTTAAACCGTTATTACCGAGAATTTATATGATTATCGAAGAGATTAATGAACGTTTCTGTCATGAACTTTGGGAACGTTATCCGTATGAATGGCATCGTATTGAAGAGATGGCGATTATTGCGCATAATCTTGTGAAAATGGCTCATTTAGCAATTGTCGGCAGCCATAGCGTAAACGGTGTAGCAAAAATTCATACGGAAATTTTAAAGCAACGTGAAATGCGATTGTTTTATGAGTTTTATCCAGATAAGTTTAATAATAAAACGAACGGAATCGCTCATAGACGCTGGTTAATGAAGGCGAATCCGCAGCTGACAAACCTTATTTCAGAGGCGATTGGAACAGAGTGGAAGAAAGAACCGATTAAGCTTCAAGAGCTACAATTAGTTCAATACGATGCGAGTTTCCAAGAGAAATTTGCAGAGGTAAAACAAGAGCGTAAAGAAATTTTAGCGGCGCGTATTCATAATAAAATGGGCATTACAATTGATCCTAATTCTATTTTTGATGTGCAAGTAAAAAGACTGCATGCTTACAAACGACAATTATTAAATGTTCTTCATATTTTATATTTGTATAACCGTTTGAAAGAGGATGCTAGTTTTACATTTTATCCGCGTACTTTTATTTTTGGAGCGAAAGCATCACCGGGCTATTATTATGCGAAAAAAATTATTAAATTAATTAATGAACTCGCAAGAAAAGTGAATAATGATCCGTACGTAAGCCAATATATGAAAGTTATCTTTCTAGAAAACTATCGAGTGTCTGTAGCGGAAGATATATTCCCAGCGGCCGATGTAAGTGAACAAATTTCAACTGCGAGTAAAGAAGCATCGGGAACAGGGAATATGAAATTTATGATGAATGGTGCGATTACACTCGGCACGTTAGACGGAGCTAATATTGAAATAAAAGACAGGGTCGGTGATGATAACTGTTTCATTTTCGGCTTAACGGCCGATGAGGTGCTTCATTACTATCAAAATGGTGGATATCGTGCAAGTGATTATTATCATCACAATGGGCACATTAAAAAAGTAGTAGATCAGTTAACGAATGGTTTCTTTGCACATTCGGGAGCTGAATTTGAAGCGATTTACGATTCTCTCGTGATTCAAAATGATGAATATTTCGTTCTGCGAGATTTTGGACCATATGCGGAAAGACAAGAGGCTGTTGGTAGAGCCTATGAAAACCGGACGAAGTGGTTAGAAATGTCGATTTTAAATATTGCACAATCTGGTCACTTTGCAAGCGATCGAACGATTTTACAGTATAGTAATGAGATTTGGGGTATTGGTAATGCAGTTACGCAGTATTAA
- the glgA gene encoding glycogen synthase GlgA translates to MNILFAVSECVPFVKSGGLADVAGALPKELKKLGVDVRIILPNYSLIPQKLRDGCTLHKVINVPLGWRNQYCGILKGEQDGITYYLIDNEYYFKRDSLYGHYDDGERFSYFSKAVLECIPHLDFEVDVLHSHDWHTAMVNFLLREKYQDNPLYEHIKTVYTIHNLQFQGVFPPEVMYDLLELGDEYFHSEQLEFYGNVNFMKGGIIASDQITAVSPTYKEEIQYEFFGEKLDGLLRKYNDKLSGIVNGIDTSVYNPETDSYITAQYDADSLYEKSENKRALQRYFGLPEKEDTPIISMVTRLTKQKGLDLVRTVFREIMEEDVQCIILGSGDSEYEQFFEWMAYEYPEKVKVYIGFNEELAHQVYAGSDLFLMPSLFEPCGLGQLIALAYGTIPIVRETGGLNDTVQSYDEETGEGNGFSFTNFNAHDMLHTVRRAIEFYHDKPVWEQLVKQAMTEDYSWEKSALAYKKLYKSLME, encoded by the coding sequence GTGAATATTTTATTTGCAGTATCAGAATGTGTACCATTTGTTAAATCGGGAGGCTTAGCTGATGTAGCAGGTGCGCTCCCAAAAGAGCTAAAAAAATTAGGTGTGGACGTTCGCATTATACTCCCAAATTATAGTCTTATTCCGCAAAAATTAAGGGATGGATGTACGCTACATAAAGTAATTAACGTCCCGCTTGGGTGGAGAAATCAATATTGCGGAATTTTAAAAGGTGAGCAAGACGGGATTACGTATTATTTAATAGATAATGAATATTATTTTAAGAGAGATTCTCTATATGGTCATTATGATGATGGAGAGCGTTTTTCTTATTTTTCGAAAGCAGTTTTAGAGTGTATTCCTCATCTTGATTTCGAAGTGGATGTTCTTCATAGTCACGATTGGCATACAGCTATGGTTAATTTTTTACTGCGTGAAAAGTATCAAGATAATCCATTATATGAGCATATTAAAACGGTATATACAATTCATAACTTGCAGTTCCAAGGTGTATTTCCTCCTGAAGTGATGTACGACTTGTTAGAACTTGGTGATGAATATTTCCATAGTGAGCAGTTAGAGTTTTATGGAAATGTGAACTTTATGAAGGGCGGTATTATCGCTTCTGATCAAATTACAGCTGTTAGCCCGACATATAAAGAAGAAATTCAATATGAATTTTTCGGTGAGAAGTTAGATGGGTTGTTACGAAAATATAATGATAAGCTTAGCGGCATTGTAAATGGAATTGATACGAGCGTATATAATCCAGAAACGGATTCGTATATTACTGCTCAGTACGATGCAGATTCATTATATGAAAAGAGTGAAAATAAACGCGCCTTGCAGCGTTATTTTGGTTTGCCAGAAAAAGAAGATACACCAATTATTTCAATGGTAACGAGATTAACGAAGCAAAAAGGTCTTGATTTAGTACGTACTGTATTCCGTGAAATAATGGAGGAAGATGTACAATGTATTATTTTAGGATCAGGTGATTCGGAATATGAGCAATTCTTTGAGTGGATGGCATACGAGTATCCTGAGAAGGTAAAAGTGTACATCGGATTTAATGAAGAATTAGCTCACCAAGTATATGCGGGAAGTGATTTATTCTTAATGCCATCACTGTTTGAACCGTGTGGACTTGGACAACTTATCGCATTAGCGTACGGTACGATTCCAATTGTAAGAGAAACAGGCGGATTAAATGATACGGTACAATCTTATGATGAAGAAACTGGAGAAGGAAATGGTTTCAGTTTCACGAACTTTAATGCACATGACATGTTGCACACGGTTCGCCGTGCAATTGAATTTTATCATGATAAACCGGTATGGGAGCAGCTTGTAAAGCAAGCGATGACTGAAGATTATAGCTGGGAGAAGTCAGCTCTTGCTTATAAGAAATTGTATAAAAGTCTCATGGAATAA
- the glgD gene encoding glucose-1-phosphate adenylyltransferase subunit GlgD — MGEKMLGIINATGSFPSLKKVTGHRSLAALPFGGRYRLIDFMLSNMVNSNIHSVAVFTSHKNRSLMDHVGSGKQWDLDRKRDGLFLFPPNCQCDQDEFGSFAHFRRHIDYFLRAREEYVVITNSHLVTALNFQAVLERHIHTAADITEVCHEGVSLQTYVLKKQLLLDLFESYKDVEQYSLFDVVREKRGKSLHIATYEHTGYVAIIDSIESYYKHSLEILKPAIWKQVFKKEAPIFTKVKDEPPTRYLKGAAVKNTMIANGSIIEGEVENSVISRSVKIGKGSIVRNSIIMQKSQIGDNCIIDGVIIDKDVKIGDGVVLKGNADEPYVVEKGSVQNSTINSYS; from the coding sequence ATGGGAGAAAAAATGTTAGGAATTATTAATGCAACGGGAAGTTTTCCTTCCTTAAAGAAAGTAACAGGGCATCGTTCACTAGCGGCGTTACCGTTTGGGGGCCGTTATCGACTCATTGATTTCATGCTTTCAAATATGGTGAATTCTAATATTCATAGTGTAGCGGTTTTTACAAGTCATAAAAACCGTTCGTTAATGGACCATGTTGGTTCAGGAAAACAGTGGGATTTAGATAGAAAAAGAGACGGACTGTTTTTATTCCCGCCAAATTGCCAATGTGACCAAGATGAATTTGGATCTTTTGCGCATTTTAGAAGACATATTGATTATTTTCTAAGAGCTAGAGAAGAATACGTCGTTATTACGAATAGCCATCTCGTAACAGCATTAAATTTCCAGGCGGTGTTAGAGAGACATATACATACGGCAGCTGATATTACTGAAGTTTGCCATGAAGGGGTTTCGCTTCAAACATATGTGTTAAAGAAACAATTATTGTTAGATTTATTTGAGTCATATAAAGATGTGGAGCAATATAGCTTATTCGATGTAGTGAGAGAAAAGCGCGGAAAATCACTGCATATTGCTACGTATGAGCATACAGGATATGTAGCAATTATTGATTCGATTGAAAGTTACTATAAACATAGCTTAGAAATTTTGAAACCTGCTATTTGGAAGCAAGTATTTAAGAAAGAAGCACCGATCTTTACGAAAGTAAAAGATGAACCACCAACTCGTTACTTAAAGGGTGCAGCCGTGAAAAATACAATGATTGCAAACGGCAGTATTATTGAAGGCGAAGTAGAAAATAGTGTTATCTCCCGTTCTGTTAAAATTGGAAAAGGTTCAATTGTTCGTAATAGCATTATTATGCAAAAGAGCCAAATTGGAGATAACTGTATAATAGACGGTGTTATTATTGATAAAGACGTGAAAATTGGTGACGGTGTTGTACTAAAAGGAAACGCTGATGAGCCATACGTTGTAGAAAAAGGAAGCGTTCAAAACAGTACGATTAATAGTTATTCTTAA
- the glgC gene encoding glucose-1-phosphate adenylyltransferase gives MAQKQKCVAMLLAGGKGSRLSALTKNLAKPAVPFGGKYRIIDFTLSNCANSGIETVGILTQYQPLELHNYIGIGNAWDLDRVSGGVTVLPPYAESSGVKWYTGTASAIYQNLNYLSQYEPEYVLILSGDHIYKMDYSKMLDYHIEKESDVSISVIEVPWDEASRFGIMNTNEEMEIVEFEEKPQFPRSNLASMGIYIFNWAILKEYLEMDARNPESSNDFGKDVLPLLLDEGKKLMAYPFEGYWKDVGTVKSLWEANMDLLRDETSLNLNDRNWRIYSVNPNEPPQYIAEQAKVEESLINEGCVIEGDVKHSVLFQGVTVEEGSMVIDSVVMPGAKIGKNVVIERAIVGSEMVIEDGTIIRPEKNVDDVVLIAEGK, from the coding sequence ATGGCTCAAAAACAAAAGTGCGTAGCAATGTTACTAGCAGGGGGAAAAGGTAGTCGATTAAGTGCATTAACAAAAAATTTAGCCAAGCCAGCTGTTCCATTTGGTGGTAAATATCGCATTATCGATTTTACGCTAAGTAACTGTGCGAATTCTGGTATTGAAACGGTTGGGATTTTAACGCAATATCAACCACTTGAACTTCATAATTATATCGGAATCGGCAATGCGTGGGATTTAGACCGAGTAAGCGGTGGAGTCACAGTGTTACCTCCTTATGCAGAGTCTTCAGGTGTGAAGTGGTACACAGGTACGGCAAGTGCCATTTATCAAAACTTAAACTATTTAAGTCAGTACGAACCAGAGTACGTTCTTATTTTATCAGGCGACCATATTTATAAAATGGATTACAGTAAAATGCTAGATTACCATATTGAGAAAGAATCGGACGTTTCGATTTCAGTTATTGAAGTACCGTGGGATGAAGCGAGCCGTTTCGGTATTATGAATACGAACGAAGAGATGGAGATTGTTGAATTTGAGGAGAAACCGCAATTTCCAAGAAGTAATCTTGCATCAATGGGAATTTACATTTTTAACTGGGCCATTTTGAAAGAGTATTTAGAAATGGATGCAAGAAATCCTGAATCTAGTAATGATTTCGGAAAAGATGTACTTCCGCTTTTATTAGATGAAGGGAAGAAGTTGATGGCGTATCCGTTTGAAGGATATTGGAAAGATGTTGGAACGGTGAAGAGCTTATGGGAAGCGAATATGGATTTACTGCGTGATGAAACATCACTGAATTTAAACGATCGTAATTGGCGTATTTATTCTGTAAATCCAAACGAACCGCCTCAATATATTGCAGAACAGGCAAAAGTAGAAGAATCACTTATTAACGAAGGATGCGTCATTGAAGGGGACGTGAAGCATTCCGTATTATTCCAAGGGGTGACGGTGGAAGAAGGTAGTATGGTTATTGATTCTGTCGTTATGCCAGGAGCAAAGATTGGAAAAAATGTTGTGATTGAAAGAGCAATTGTTGGATCGGAAATGGTTATTGAAGATGGAACAATTATTCGTCCGGAAAAAAATGTTGACGATGTAGTACTCATTGCTGAAGGGAAATAG